One genomic segment of Mastomys coucha isolate ucsf_1 unplaced genomic scaffold, UCSF_Mcou_1 pScaffold22, whole genome shotgun sequence includes these proteins:
- the Crybb2 gene encoding beta-crystallin B2: MASDHQTQAGKPQPLNPKIIIFEQENFQGHSHELSGPCPNLKETGMEKAGSVLVQAGPWVGYEQANCKGEQFVFEKGEYPRWDSWTSSRRTDSLSSLRPIKVDSQEHKIILYENPNFTGKKMEIVDDDVPSFHAHGYQEKVSSVRVQSGTWVGYQYPGYRGLQYLLEKGDYKDNSDFGAPHPQVQSVRRIRDMQWHQRGAFHPSS; this comes from the exons ATGGCCTCAGACCACCAGACACAGGCGGGCAAGCCCCAGCCCCTTAACCCTAAG ATCATCATCTTTGAACAGGAGAACTTCCAGGGCCATTCCCATGAGCTCAGTGGGCCCTGCCCCAACCTGAAGGAGACTGGGATGGAGAAGGCCGGCTCTGTCCTGGTGCAGGCTGGACC CTGGGTGGGCTACGAGCAGGCTAATTGCAAGGGTGAACAGTTTGTGTTTGAAAAGGGTGAGTACCCCCGCTGGGACTCCTGGACCAGCAGCCGGAGGACAGACTCTCTCAGCTCTCTGAGGCCCATCAAAGTG GACAGCCAAGAGCACAAGATCATCTTATATGAGAACCCCAACTTCACTGGAAAGAAGATGGAGATTGTAGATGACGATGTGCCCAGCTTCCACGCCCATGGATACCAGGAAAAGGTGTCTTCCGTGCGTGTGCAGAGCGGCAC GTGGGTTGGGTACCAGTACCCCGGCTACCGTGGGCTGCAGTACCTGCTGGAGAAGGGGGATTACAAGGACAACAGTGACTTCGGGGCCCCTCACCCCCAGGTGCAGTCTGTGCGTCGCATCCGTGACATGCAGTGGCACCAGCGAGGTGCCTTCCACCCCTCCAGCTAG
- the Crybb3 gene encoding beta-crystallin B3, with the protein MAEQHGAPEQAAAGKSHGGLGGSYKVTVYELENFQGKRCELSAECPNLTDSLLEKVGSIQVESGPWLAFERRAFRGEQFVLEKGDYPRWDAWSSSRRSDILLSLRPLHIDGPDHKLHLFENPAFSGRKMEIVDDDVPSLWAHGFQDRVASIRVINGTWVGYEFPGYRGRQYVFERGEFRHWNEWDANQPQLQSVRRIRDQKWHKRGCFLSS; encoded by the exons ATGGCAGAGCAGCACGGAGCACCTGAGCAGGCTGCAGCTGGCAAGAGCCATGGAGGCCTTGGGGGCAGCTACAAG GTGACGGTGTATGAGTTAGAGAACTTCCAAGGCAAGCGGTGTGAGCTCTCGGCTGAGTGTCCCAACCTCACTGACAGCCTGCTGGAGAAGGTGGGCTCCATCCAGGTGGAGTCTGGACC GTGGCTGGCGTTCGAGCGCAGGGCCTTTCGTGGGGAGCAGTTTGTGCTGGAGAAGGGGGACTACCCTCGCTGGGATGCCTGGTCCAGCAGCCGACGTAGTGACATTCTCTTGTCCCTCCGGCCTTTGCACATT GATGGCCCAGACCACAAACTGCACCTGTTTGAGAACCCAGCCTTCAGTGGGCGCAAGATGGAGATCGTAGATGATGATGTGCCCAGCCTGTGGGCCCATGGTTTCCAGGACCGTGTGGCCAGCATCCGAGTCATCAACGGGAC GTGGGTGGGCTACGAGTTCCCGGGCTATCGCGGGCGCCAGTACGTGTTTGAGCGGGGCGAATTTCGCCACTGGAATGAATGGGACGCCAACCAGCCGCAGCTGCAGTCAGTGCGCCGCATCCGAGACCAGAAGTGGCACAAGCGCGGCTGCTTCCTGAGCAGCTGA